In Dyadobacter sp. NIV53, a single window of DNA contains:
- a CDS encoding response regulator transcription factor — protein sequence MIKIVIFDDHQARRDALKLLISLQPEMTCIADFEDCTNLVKNLKNNPPDVALMDINMPGIDGIEGVKLLNEYFPSTYIIMQTVFEDDEKIFDCLKAGAHGYILKKASNEKLIEGIKEVINGGAPMTPSIATRVLNYFSKKSVKNNSELFDLSRRETDILKELVNGLSHKMIAAKLFISVFTVNNHIKNIYQKLQVHSVSEAVATAIQKNIV from the coding sequence ATGATTAAAATTGTCATATTTGATGATCATCAGGCAAGGCGCGACGCATTGAAGCTACTGATCAGTTTACAGCCGGAAATGACATGTATTGCCGATTTTGAGGATTGTACCAACCTGGTCAAAAATCTCAAAAACAATCCTCCTGATGTGGCTTTGATGGATATTAACATGCCTGGTATTGACGGGATTGAAGGTGTGAAACTACTGAACGAATATTTCCCTTCGACCTACATTATTATGCAAACGGTTTTTGAGGATGATGAAAAGATCTTCGATTGCCTGAAAGCCGGAGCGCATGGTTATATTCTGAAAAAGGCAAGTAATGAAAAACTGATTGAAGGAATAAAAGAAGTAATAAATGGTGGCGCACCAATGACACCGAGCATTGCCACGCGGGTGTTAAATTATTTCAGTAAAAAGTCAGTCAAGAATAATAGTGAATTGTTTGATCTTTCCAGGCGTGAAACTGATATTTTGAAAGAGCTGGTAAATGGGCTGAGCCATAAAATGATAGCGGCCAAACTGTTTATTTCAGTCTTTACTGTTAATAACCATATCAAGAATATTTACCAGAAATTGCAGGTACACAGCGTTTCAGAAGCAGTAGCAACCGCGATACAAAAGAATATCGTCTGA
- a CDS encoding sensor histidine kinase, giving the protein MPFPVFADSRNNIWMGYNKYLVRYSPSSGKFTRFEYPFKTVSYEYDFLQCIYEDNGTLWLGLVDGLLSFDMEKSRMKDYYSYQEKDTSSLSNNFIYSVCNDVREPEKFLWIGTKGGGLNRLNKLTGKFTRYSTKDGLANNVIYGILPDNAGNLWISTNKGLSEYNPFTRRFRNFSVSDGLQSNEFNRYAYCKTEEGLLVFGGMSGINYFDPKDIKTLEPPVVIFTDFRLNNKKVNLKDPDSPLKKDIGFTKEMTLKYQQNVVTFKFAGMDYRKKGAIIYRYMMEEFDKDWIYSGTVQEATYTNLDPGDYRFIVQGSFFNGFWGKRKTIMILHVIPPWWRTWWFYVLSTTGSLSGTYLLYRYRLFQLSKLETLRNRIARDLHDEVGSSISTIAIYSKILHDQLGSSTFDNEPLLKKISEHATEIMESMNDIVWNINTRNDAFENIINRMREHAYQLFEAKGYTLHFDFNEHLYRMKLEMEKRRDFYLIYKEALNNIAKYANGKNVWITVDLRNSEIILIIKDDGQGFDMNAVRTKSNGLTNMNFRAEALNGKLNIISAPGKGTELFLSF; this is encoded by the coding sequence TTGCCCTTTCCTGTTTTTGCTGACAGCAGGAATAATATATGGATGGGCTACAATAAATACCTGGTCCGGTATAGTCCTTCGTCAGGGAAGTTTACCAGATTTGAATATCCATTCAAAACAGTTTCCTATGAATATGATTTCCTGCAATGTATTTATGAAGATAATGGCACGTTATGGCTTGGCCTGGTTGATGGATTGCTGAGTTTTGATATGGAGAAGTCACGGATGAAAGATTATTATTCGTACCAGGAAAAAGACACGAGTTCGCTGAGTAACAATTTTATCTATTCCGTATGTAACGATGTCCGCGAACCGGAAAAGTTTTTATGGATTGGAACGAAAGGTGGCGGCCTGAACCGTCTGAATAAACTAACGGGAAAATTTACACGATACAGTACAAAAGACGGTCTGGCCAATAATGTCATTTACGGAATATTACCCGACAATGCCGGGAATTTATGGATAAGTACCAATAAAGGGCTTTCAGAGTACAATCCATTTACTCGGCGATTCAGGAATTTCAGTGTCAGTGACGGATTGCAAAGCAATGAATTTAACCGTTATGCTTATTGTAAAACCGAAGAAGGACTGCTGGTTTTTGGTGGCATGAGCGGTATCAATTATTTTGACCCTAAGGACATAAAAACACTGGAACCGCCAGTTGTAATATTTACAGATTTCAGGCTGAATAATAAAAAAGTAAATCTGAAAGACCCGGATTCCCCGCTTAAAAAAGACATCGGTTTTACAAAAGAAATGACGCTTAAATACCAGCAAAATGTGGTAACATTTAAGTTTGCCGGAATGGATTACAGGAAAAAGGGCGCCATTATTTACCGTTATATGATGGAAGAATTTGATAAAGACTGGATTTATTCCGGAACTGTGCAGGAGGCCACTTACACAAATCTTGATCCGGGTGACTACCGTTTTATTGTTCAGGGAAGTTTTTTTAACGGATTCTGGGGCAAACGCAAAACAATTATGATCCTTCACGTTATCCCTCCCTGGTGGCGTACGTGGTGGTTTTATGTTTTGTCGACAACGGGTTCATTGTCGGGGACATATTTATTGTACAGATACCGTTTGTTTCAACTTTCCAAACTGGAAACCCTGCGTAACCGCATTGCCAGGGATTTGCATGACGAGGTTGGTTCTTCGATCAGTACCATTGCGATTTATTCAAAAATTTTACACGATCAGCTGGGCAGTTCTACTTTTGATAATGAGCCGCTTTTGAAAAAGATAAGCGAACACGCTACGGAAATAATGGAGTCGATGAATGACATCGTGTGGAATATAAATACAAGAAATGATGCGTTCGAAAACATTATCAATCGCATGAGGGAACATGCTTACCAGCTTTTTGAAGCAAAAGGCTACACCCTTCATTTTGATTTTAACGAACATCTGTATCGTATGAAACTTGAAATGGAGAAGAGAAGGGATTTTTACCTGATATACAAAGAAGCGCTGAACAACATAGCCAAATATGCAAATGGCAAAAATGTCTGGATCACAGTTGATCTGAGAAACTCTGAAATTATCCTGATTATCAAAGATGATGGGCAGGGTTTCGACATGAATGCGGTCAGAACCAAAAGCAATGGGCTGACCAATATGAATTTCCGTGCAGAAGCTTTAAATGGGAAACTCAACATAATTTCGGCACCAGGAAAAGGTACAGAATTGTTTCTCAGCTTTTAA
- a CDS encoding two-component regulator propeller domain-containing protein: protein MNILIGSYKTDKLTLFEKSLHVILFFLLLTISNAFAQTYNSLSFESLNINNGLSQGFISSIKQDSRGLMWFATSDGLNKYDGSSFTIYHHDPDDSTSIGSDDLTSLFEDSKGRLWIGTRSNGLDLFDRENNVFRHIRHGGPNSIWSNDIQDIKEDRTGALWIRTKKGIDRLEISTRKTSENSPVSTLFPGDTFLFTHIKLDSAFEARKDKYGSEKIFIDSRNHILITTNNSIWELKYHTGVHSYNLKRKYSYPVSDSLFIPDLLEDTIQHNLLLNTRKMIQFRHYNFGTAKEIYQHQRSQISWTIDKNNKLWISDKSRIVQIQLQTGVVQNIFPDDPLQNKILNAPTIFYTDRSGVVWIGSGGYGVLKYDPEKELFHHILPELNPYQLLEISPGKIITNTFQEITIKKNQPVSVRQLIDPELLKKNSRK from the coding sequence GTGAACATTTTAATTGGTAGCTATAAAACTGATAAACTTACCCTATTTGAGAAGAGCCTTCATGTAATACTGTTTTTTCTATTGCTGACGATTTCAAACGCGTTCGCACAAACTTACAACTCATTAAGTTTTGAGTCATTAAACATCAATAATGGACTTTCACAGGGATTTATAAGCAGTATAAAGCAGGATAGCCGGGGCCTGATGTGGTTTGCAACCAGTGACGGACTGAATAAATATGACGGTTCCAGTTTCACAATATACCATCATGATCCGGACGATTCCACATCCATAGGCAGTGATGACCTGACGAGCCTGTTCGAAGACTCGAAGGGGAGATTATGGATTGGTACCCGCAGCAATGGCCTGGATTTATTTGATCGTGAAAATAATGTTTTCAGGCACATCCGCCATGGTGGCCCCAATAGTATCTGGTCCAACGATATACAGGATATTAAGGAAGACAGAACGGGAGCATTATGGATTCGTACCAAAAAAGGTATTGACCGGCTTGAAATCTCTACCCGAAAAACTTCTGAAAATTCACCTGTTTCGACTTTGTTTCCGGGTGATACTTTTTTATTTACCCACATTAAACTGGACAGTGCATTCGAAGCCCGGAAGGATAAGTACGGCTCAGAAAAAATCTTTATAGACAGCCGTAATCACATTCTAATTACGACGAACAACAGTATCTGGGAATTGAAATATCATACTGGAGTTCATTCCTATAACCTGAAAAGAAAATACAGCTACCCGGTTTCGGATTCTTTATTTATACCGGATTTGTTGGAGGATACAATCCAGCATAACCTTTTGCTCAATACCCGAAAAATGATACAGTTCCGGCATTATAATTTTGGTACAGCCAAAGAAATTTACCAGCACCAGAGATCTCAGATAAGCTGGACGATTGACAAAAACAATAAATTATGGATTTCGGATAAAAGCAGGATTGTGCAGATTCAATTACAAACCGGTGTTGTGCAGAATATATTTCCGGATGACCCATTACAGAATAAAATATTGAATGCACCTACCATTTTTTATACCGACCGCTCAGGTGTGGTCTGGATTGGATCCGGCGGTTATGGTGTACTTAAATATGATCCTGAAAAAGAATTGTTCCATCATATATTACCCGAATTAAACCCGTACCAGTTATTAGAAATCAGTCCTGGGAAAATCATTACCAATACATTTCAGGAGATCACAATAAAAAAGAACCAGCCGGTTTCGGTCCGCCAGTTGATTGACCCGGAATTATTAAAAAAAAATTCCCGAAAATAG
- a CDS encoding NAD(P)/FAD-dependent oxidoreductase encodes MEENKNYDVVIIGGSYAGLSAAMSLGRAIRKVLMIDNGKPCNIQTPHSHNFITHDGNTPAIIAAQAKAQVMAYPTIRFLQDEVTAVQGENNQFIVSTGSVENIIAGKILFTTGVKDLMPDIPGLAACWGISVIHCPYCHGYEYRQQRTGIMANGDIAFEFSKLVKNWTNDLTIFTNGKSAITTAQQDQLSALGINIVEKPFQKIEHQDGYLTSIVFTDGEIFHLDALYAKLPFKQHCTIPENLGCVLNESGYIQVDAFQKTSVPGIYAAGDNTTAFRSVALAVSAGSMAGAFINKELVEEMVY; translated from the coding sequence ATGGAAGAAAATAAAAATTATGATGTAGTAATTATTGGAGGAAGTTATGCCGGATTATCGGCGGCAATGAGCCTGGGAAGGGCTATCAGAAAAGTTCTGATGATCGACAATGGTAAGCCTTGCAATATCCAAACGCCTCATTCACACAATTTTATTACCCACGACGGAAACACTCCCGCTATTATTGCGGCACAAGCCAAAGCACAGGTCATGGCCTACCCTACTATTCGGTTTTTGCAGGATGAGGTCACAGCGGTTCAGGGTGAAAACAATCAGTTTATTGTATCTACCGGAAGTGTAGAAAATATAATTGCAGGAAAAATACTTTTTACTACCGGTGTAAAAGACCTGATGCCTGACATTCCCGGCCTTGCAGCATGCTGGGGTATTTCTGTAATTCATTGTCCGTATTGTCACGGCTATGAATACCGGCAACAGCGGACGGGCATAATGGCCAACGGTGATATAGCTTTTGAATTCAGCAAGCTGGTCAAAAACTGGACAAACGATCTCACCATTTTCACCAATGGAAAATCTGCCATAACAACAGCGCAGCAGGATCAGTTATCAGCATTAGGTATAAACATTGTAGAAAAGCCATTTCAAAAAATCGAACACCAGGATGGCTATCTGACCAGCATTGTATTTACCGATGGAGAAATTTTTCATCTCGATGCCCTCTATGCCAAATTGCCATTTAAACAGCATTGTACGATCCCCGAAAATCTGGGCTGTGTTTTGAATGAATCCGGATACATCCAGGTCGATGCTTTTCAGAAAACTTCTGTTCCGGGTATTTATGCAGCAGGGGACAATACAACCGCGTTTCGTTCAGTTGCCCTTGCCGTTTCAGCCGGATCTATGGCTGGTGCTTTTATTAACAAGGAACTTGTTGAGGAAATGGTTTATTAA